A genomic window from Quercus lobata isolate SW786 chromosome 10, ValleyOak3.0 Primary Assembly, whole genome shotgun sequence includes:
- the LOC115965235 gene encoding uncharacterized protein LOC115965235, which yields MEKIRCRLKFDNMFLVPRRHFSGGLALFWSNDLDLHIRTFSPHHIDAVVNPRIDDAWRFTGFYGAPELANREDSWSLLRHLSTQFDLPWVCMGDFNEITSLDEKLGGALRSDRQMQMFRDCLDFCGFKDIGFTGLPFTWCNNRFDGPLVWVRLDRALASAEWMLKFPSVRLHHLAGFSSDHKPIWLCSDDVHRRFYRPQKPFRFEEMWLKDEGCEGVVNAAWDVSVEANPMLKVLHKVNNCQSHLKSWNKNVFGNIRGTLVQKRKLLAKAEIGAVAGQNCGQVKDLKEEINKLLDLEECMWSQRAKTDWLRYGDRNSKYFHCRASDRNKRNFISGLEDDRGLWVDEEERIGELLNEYYSSLFSSSNPTEFDAALVGVGPRVTREMNDSLTRPFEATEVETALAQMKANTSPGPDGFPPLFYKQYWPKIGAEVSDAVIGVLNTGILPHELNHTFLTLIPKIKSPRRVSDFRPISLTNVLYKLIAKVLANRLKKFLPELISETQSAFVPGRLITDNILIAHETLHYMKSKRSGKVGLMALKLDMSKAYDRVEWSFLEKIMETLGFSQRWISLISMCIRSVTYSILLNGQPHGLISPHRGLRQGDPLSPYLFLLITEGLHGLLKSAEMSGSLRGVSLCPAGPRISHLLFADDSLIFCRASLSDCQTIQSILQIYENASGQNINRGKTNLFFSSNTPAQTQEDIKNLLAVPVIQRFEQYLGLPSFVGRAKKRSFSLIKERIWKKLKGWKEKLLSQAGREILIKAVVQAIPTYTMSCFKLPKGLINEIEGLIRKFWWGYRGEQKRIHWVSWEKLCLPKSDGGMGFRELSCFNDSLLAKQVWRLKNNESSLFYSVFKAKFFPFCSITEASCSCKGSFAWKSILQASRVVELGSVWQVGDGKSIKIRGEKWLPPTHGSCIVSPLSLLSPDSMVSALIDVDSHSWNSDLIQREFLSHEAKIILGIPLSIHNPPDRQVWFPSNKGAYTTRSAYRLLSSSNRGSLPNCSDPSKRKHMWKGIWSLQVPQKIKHMLWKAANNAIPTLFNLWKRNVVKTVVCPSCDSECEDTIHALWSCPVLRPVWETGELTRKFLKYNFSSFADLLDLSFRFKEETDLNLLAVLFWSIWEKRNTDRERGCVSSLHDIRSRAVHFLQEFASAHLATRHLHVSGPAQRVRWIPPISPHYKVNYDGALFNDLGAAGLGVIIRDSDGCVIGALAERISLPSSVATVEALACRRAVQFALELSVFDAIFEGDAEIVTKALHEGVSNHPDFGLVVTDSLRLATAFRFCHFSHVKRLGNTVAHLLARSSKSGNELQVWMESVPEDIAPFVFNDAL from the coding sequence aTGGAGAAAATTCGTTGCCGTCTGAAGTTTGATAATATGTTTCTCGTCCCTAGGAGACATTTTAGTGGTGGCCTTGCCTTGTTCTGGTCTAATGATCTTGACCTCCATATTCGTACTTTCTCTCCCCACCACATAGATGCAGTGGTAAACCCAAGGATTGATGACGCTTGGCGCTTTACGGGGTTCTACGGAGCTCCGGAATTAGCTAACCGGGAAGATTCTTGGTCCCTGCTCCGCCATCTTAGCACTCAATTTGATTTGCCGTGGGTGTGCatgggtgattttaatgaaatcacAAGTTTGGATGAAAAGTTGGGAGGTGCTTTAAGGTCGGATAGGCAGATGCAAATGTTTAGAGATTGCCTTGACTTCTGTGGATTTAAGGATATTGGCTTTACTGGCTTGCCTTTTACGTGGTGCAATAATAGATTCGATGGTCCTTTAGTGTGGGTTAGGCTGGATAGAGCTTTAGCTTCGGCTGAATGGATGCTCAAATTCCCATCTGTGCGTCTTCACCATCTGGCTGGTTTTTCCTCTGATCATAAGCCAATTTGGCTATGCTCTGATGATGTGCATAGACGTTTCTACCGTCCCCAGAAACCTTTCCGTTTCGAAGAGATGTGGTTAAAAGATGAAGGCTGTGAAGGGGTGGTTAATGCAGCCTGGGATGTATCTGTGGAAGCTAACCCGATGCTGAAGGTTTTGCACAAGGTAAATAATTGCCAATCTCACTTGAAATCCTGGAACAAGAATGTTTTCGGTAACATCAGAGGCACTCTGGTTCAGAAAAGGAAATTATTGGCAAAGGCAGAGATAGGGGCTGTTGCTGGGCAGAATTGTGGGCAAGTAAAAGAtcttaaagaagaaataaacaagttgttagacttagAGGAGTGTATGTGGAGTCAAAGAGCAAAAACGGACTGGCTGCGTTACGGTGATCGGAATTCAAAATACTTTCATTGTCGCGCCTCTGatagaaacaaaagaaattttatttcaggTCTTGAAGATGACCGTGGCTTATGGGTGGATGAGGAGGAAAGGATCGGTGAGTTACTGAATGAATATTACTCCTCTTTGTTTTCCTCTTCCAATCCAACGGAATTTGATGCTGCCCTTGTTGGTGTTGGACCTCGGGTAACCCGGGAAATGAATGACTCTCTGACCCGGCCTTTTGAAGCTACTGAAGTTGAGACAGCTCTTGCCCAAATGAAAGCTAACACATCTCCCGGGCCGGATGGTTTTCCTCCCCTGTTTTACAAACAATATTGGCCAAAAATTGGAGCGGAGGTCTCAGACGCAGTTATTGGGGTTCTTAATACAGGTATTCTCCCTCATGAGCTTAACCATACTTTCCTGACTCTAATTCCTAAGATAAAAAGTCCGAGAAGGGTTAGTGATTTTAGGCCTATTAGTTTGACTAATGTGCTTTATAAACTGATTGCAAAGGTCCTTGCTAACCGCCTGAAAAAATTTCTGCCTGAGTTGATTTCAGAAACCCAGAGTGCTTTCGTGCCTGGTCGCCTTATAACTGATAACATTTTGATTGCTCATGAAACTCTTCACTATATGAAGTCCAAGCGATCGGGGAAGGTGGGGCTGATGGCCTTAAAGCTCGATATGAGCAAAGCTTACGACCGTGTCGAATGGTCTTTCTTGGAAAAAATCATGGAAACATTGGGATTCAGCCAACGATGGATCTCTCTAATATCCATGTGCATTAGATCTGTCACCTACTCCATCCTCCTCAACGGGCAGCCACATGGTCTCATTTCCCCTCACAGAGGTCTTCGTCAAGGTGACCCACTGTCACCGTATCTGTTCTTACTCATCACAGAAGGGCTGCATGGGCTTCTTAAGAGTGCTGAAATGAGTGGCAGCCTGAGAGGGGTGTCTCTTTGTCCGGCTGGCCCACGCATTTCTCACTTACTCTTCGCCGACGATAGTCTTATCTTCTGTCGAGCCTCATTGTCAGACTGCCAAACAATCCAGTCCATCCTTCAGATTTACGAAAACGCTTCGGGCCAAAATATTAACCGAGGTAAGACAAATTTGTTCTTTAGCTCTAATACTCCTGCCCAAACTCAAGAAGATATTAAAAATCTTTTGGCTGTTCCAGTTATCCAAAGGTTTGAACAATATCTGGGTCTCCCCTCCTTCGTTGGTAGAGCAAAGAAACGGTCTTTCAGTTTAATAAAGGAGAGGATTTGGAAAAAACTAAAGGGGTGGAAGGAAAAGTTATTATCTCAAGCCGGGAGAGAAATTCTGATTAAGGCGGTGGTCCAGGCGATCCCCACCTATACCATGTCGTGCTTCAAACTCCCGAAAGGGCttattaatgaaattgaagGCTTGAtcagaaaattttggtggggttacCGTGGGGAGCAGAAGCGTATCCATTGGGTCAGTTGGGAGAAGCTTTGTCTTCCAAAAAGTGATGGAGGGATGGGTTTTAGGGAGCTCAGCTGCTTCAATGACTCGCTCCTAGCTAAACAAGTGTGGAGGTTAAAGAACAACGAGTCTTCTCTATTTTACAGTGTGTTTAAGGctaaattttttccattttgctcTATAACTGAGGCTTCTTGTTCTTGTAAGGGTTCATTTGCTTGGAAAAGCATTCTTCAAGCCTCTCGGGTTGTTGAGTTGGGCTCGGTGTGGCAAGTGGGTGATGGGAAGTCAATCAAGATAAGAGGGGAAAAGTGGCTACCTCCCACTCATGGCAGTTGTATTGTCTCGCCTCTTTCTTTGCTAAGCCCGGACTCAATGGTGAGTGCCTTGATTGATGTTGATTCCCACTCTTGGAATTCGGATCTGATTCAGCGTGAATTCCTATCTCATGAAGCTAAAATTATATTGGGTATCCCCTTGAGCATCCATAACCCCCCGGACAGGCAGGTGTGGTTCCCTTCCAACAAAGGTGCTTATACTACTAGAAGTGCCTATAGATTATTATCCTCTTCGAACAGAGGGTCTCTCCCTAATTGTTCGGATCCAAGCAAACGTAAACACATGTGGAAAGGCATTTGGTCCTTACAGGTTCCTCAGAAAATCAAACATATGTTGTGGAAGGCAGCAAACAATGCGATTCCTACATTATTCAACCTCTGGAAAAGGAATGTGGTCAAGACTGTGGTTTGTCCTAGCTGTGACTCTGAATGTGAAGATACTATCCACGCCCTTTGGAGCTGCCCTGTTCTTAGGCCGGTATGGGAAACAGGGGAATTAacaagaaaatttttgaaatataactTTTCCTCTTTTGCGGACTTGCTGGACTTGTCTTTCAGGTTTAAAGAAGAAACGGATTTGAATCTCCTTGCAGTGCTGTTTTGGTCGATATGGGAAAAGAGAAACACAGATCGGGAGAGGGGCTGTGTGTCAAGTCTTCATGACATACGGTCAAGGGCTGTGCATTTTCTACAGGAGTTTGCTTCTGCCCATTTAGCTACTCGTCATCTGCATGTCTCTGGTCCAGCTCAAAGGGTCAGGTGGATCCCGCCAATCTCTCCCCATTACAAAGTGAATTACGATGGGGCTTTATTCAACGATTTAGGTGCTGCTGGTCTGGGTGTTATAATTCGGGACTCTGATGGCTGTGTGATAGGTGCTCTTGCGGAAAGGATCTCTCTCCCTTCCTCAGTTGCTACGGTGGAAGCTCTGGCTTGTAGGCGTGCTGTTCAATTTGCTTTGGAACTTAGTGTCTTTGATGCAATTTTTGAAGGTGACGCTGAGATTGTTACAAAAGCTCTGCATGAAGGTGTTTCAAACCATCCGGACTTTGGTTTGGTTGTAACTGATTCCCTTAGGCTAGCTACTGCTTTTCGCTTTTGTCATTTTTCGCATGTAAAACGACTGGGTAATACAGTCGCCCATTTACTGGCCAGAAGCTCCAAGTCTGGCAACGAGCTCCAGGTGTGGATGGAATCCGTGCCTGAGGACATAgctccttttgtttttaatgatgCTTTGTAA